Sequence from the Egicoccus sp. AB-alg6-2 genome:
GGGGACGGCGACCCGGGTCAGCGACGTGCTCACCATGAAGGGCGGGAAGACCGTCGAGGTGATCAACACCGACGCGGAAGGTCGCCTCGTGCTCGGCGACGCCCTCGTCCACGTCTGCGAACTGCAGCCGGACGCGATCGTCGACATCGCGACGCTGACGGGCGCCGCGGTCGTCGCACTGGGCGAGAAGATCGGGGTCCTGATGGCCTCCGACGACGATCTCGCGTCCCGGCTGCTCGACGCCGCGAAGCACACCGGCGAGCCGTTCTGGCAGTTGCCGCTGGCCACCGAACAGTACGGCGACCGTCTCGAGGGCTCCATCGCCGACCTGCGCAACTCGGGCAGTCGCGCGGCCGGCACGATCTTCGCGGGGCTGTTCCTCCACGAGTTCGTCGCGGACGGCATCCCGTGGGCGCACCTGGACATCGCCGGGGTCGCCTGGGCCAACGAGGCCGCCGGCTACCAGGGCAAGGGCGCCACGGGCGTGCCCGTCCGCACGCTCGTCCGCTGGCTGCAGGCCGGGTGAACGCCGCGCCGAACGCCGGTCACGTCCTCCTCGTCAACCATGCCGCGGGCAGCTCCGAGGACGCGGCGATCGCCGAGGCCGCCGCGGTGCTCGAGGAAGCCGGCAGCGCGGTCGAGCTGCGCACCTGTCACGACCCCGCCGACGTGGACGGCATCATCGAGGCGCTCGACGGGCGGACCCTGGTGGTCTGCGGCGGCGACGGCTCGCTGCACGTGGCGGTGAGCCGGCTGCATGCTGCCGACCGGTTGTCGTGCCCGGTCGGTCTGCTGCCGCTCGGCACCGGCAACGACTTCGCGCGCGCCGTCGGTCTGCCGCTGGACGACCCGGCCGCTGCCGCCCGTCACCTGGCTGCCGCGTCCCCCCGACCGATGGATCTGCTCGCCGAGGACGGTGGACGGATCTGCGTGAACGCGCTGCACCTCGGCCTCGGCGCGACGGCCGCCGCGAGGGCCGAGTCGATGAAGGCGTCGCTGTCCGACCTCGCCTACCCGGTCGGTGCGCTGCTGGC
This genomic interval carries:
- a CDS encoding diacylglycerol kinase family protein encodes the protein MNAAPNAGHVLLVNHAAGSSEDAAIAEAAAVLEEAGSAVELRTCHDPADVDGIIEALDGRTLVVCGGDGSLHVAVSRLHAADRLSCPVGLLPLGTGNDFARAVGLPLDDPAAAARHLAAASPRPMDLLAEDGGRICVNALHLGLGATAAARAESMKASLSDLAYPVGALLAGVTETGTDVRVEVDGETVSDGPALMVAICNGTGFGGGARMAPDADPADGRVDVVVVSATGPLERTAFGLALQRGTHLERDDVLLLRGRRVRVQGDALRDDVDGELGEPSDAPRTWQVEPGAWRFVG